Proteins from one Leptospira bourretii genomic window:
- a CDS encoding BrnT family toxin, whose amino-acid sequence MYFEWDEEKEKINIEKHGLSFSKASLVFGDPRTIYLPDPDHSEGEYREIALGKIENITIAVVIFVERSTNSQEIMRIVSARRATKNEEAQYFSEEI is encoded by the coding sequence ATGTATTTTGAATGGGACGAAGAGAAAGAAAAAATCAATATAGAAAAGCATGGTCTTTCTTTTTCCAAAGCTTCCCTTGTTTTTGGTGACCCTAGAACAATATATTTACCCGACCCAGACCATTCTGAAGGTGAATATAGAGAAATAGCTTTAGGAAAAATTGAAAATATCACAATTGCCGTTGTTATTTTTGTTGAAAGATCTACAAATTCACAAGAAATTATGAGAATAGTCTCAGCAAGAAGAGCTACCAAGAATGAGGAAGCTCAATACTTTTCCGAAGAGATATAA
- a CDS encoding toxin-antitoxin system, antitoxin component: MREEYDFSKGKRGLYSRDINDLHFPVYLEPDLEKYYKNIASQKNTDLSVIINSILEKEKELLEKII, encoded by the coding sequence ATGAGAGAAGAATATGATTTTTCAAAAGGAAAAAGAGGTCTCTATTCACGAGATATTAATGATTTACATTTCCCTGTATATTTAGAGCCTGATTTAGAAAAATACTACAAAAACATAGCTTCGCAAAAAAATACTGACCTTAGTGTTATTATAAACTCAATCTTAGAAAAAGAAAAAGAGTTACTCGAAAAAATCATTTAA
- a CDS encoding CPBP family intramembrane glutamic endopeptidase: MNEESKSSILFHFFIFWTFCFLNGFFNPALSKNLFLFYIVEIIFWVLLPIFTITYFIFFLNVFSFSDLGFHSKLFKRESYSFVIIFSLFFSFFVQKFYFITYSVLSKIFTTNYLQNFEFQSTIPNNFETGILLTIYYSFTAGFVEEIYYRGFLAQLFHIDHKFNVNYILISSTLFSMNHWEGGIINIIDTFLYGLLFSIFYNKFRNIWPLIIAHIITDIIAFYPK, translated from the coding sequence ATGAACGAAGAATCAAAATCATCCATCTTATTTCATTTTTTTATTTTTTGGACATTTTGCTTTCTAAATGGTTTTTTCAATCCCGCTCTTTCAAAGAATCTTTTCTTGTTCTATATAGTTGAAATTATCTTCTGGGTACTTCTGCCTATATTTACTATCACATACTTTATTTTCTTTTTAAACGTTTTTTCATTTTCAGACTTGGGATTTCATTCCAAACTATTTAAAAGGGAAAGTTACTCTTTCGTAATTATTTTCTCTTTATTTTTCAGCTTCTTTGTTCAAAAATTTTACTTTATTACTTACTCAGTACTTTCTAAAATTTTTACTACAAATTATTTGCAAAACTTTGAATTCCAATCTACAATTCCAAATAATTTTGAAACTGGCATTTTATTAACAATATATTATTCCTTTACTGCTGGATTCGTTGAAGAAATTTACTATCGTGGATTTTTAGCTCAACTTTTTCATATAGACCATAAATTTAATGTTAATTACATTCTAATTTCATCTACTCTCTTCTCTATGAATCATTGGGAAGGCGGAATTATAAACATAATTGATACTTTTCTATACGGATTACTTTTTTCTATTTTCTACAACAAATTCAGGAATATATGGCCTCTTATTATAGCACACATAATTACTGATATAATTGCTTTTTATCCAAAGTAA